In Drosophila nasuta strain 15112-1781.00 chromosome 2R, ASM2355853v1, whole genome shotgun sequence, a single genomic region encodes these proteins:
- the LOC132784171 gene encoding E3 ubiquitin-protein ligase RNF123 has translation MSISKLFVKVFNEDIFENLDQDNYYNSDLEDDFDGGNCSTVPDPRVQKLDELSVTKQMIIVKNWLEDKFQQIQTDSNEEIRRLYIDTEARIGPELAIFDVDYTTTVRVSADRLALRSQGSFNTVRANCCVYGGRWMYEISLHTKGVMQIGWACGSCTFNENSGVGDTKYSYGYDGSKQQVWHISTKKYGDKWQIGDIIGVTIDVDREIIEYYRNGRSMGVAFDKIQRGPGITFFPAISLGYTQGVQANFGNRPFVYPLPGFQPIMARPILKLRRASLLLDYLINLAGIFSHYNAQAKNNTSTDASEVRVSTKKTVYCIFATMLIERFTNEVFDPYVIEDVLLSRISSMTTLAAEKENPYSVLKSLLSLLWNFMEGDEVKFVLRKLVNALLGTFSHTVQGVDYEKHRQALSTLHCICLHEQSRKFLLESKLFKKHCLAFFLYIHPLEFYILEELLPDYMAWTQGIDGPKDKYMSVVEKVRKTTESLYLVQKDFLNTLMLNTDGGSDSPSSRKLFLIKMRRYVIDLSMEQRPFHAFFFMQSSIQHPLDAPVALAFVAILIDQVRTLFKEELPSHVMEVNTDFFLDGTFDYMHFDRVGGVLSHLRKVHRGDIDSHFGIERSQQIYDEDRNSVRTNEVDTTLYLLGENINNMAVIGHAQGANHSTFAHFLNPRVTVNSDAAPGNSTTETSVCELLDICILFYYSAGHKYIVKIASVRDEIATLNEVLMETKYYREDIERKLIALEEHANVCMNENHQHVMTELRLKFSQRQNVFATRSISLARKQVWLRAVALSSHRRSLFIWLLERTLRTLSTASGKGALFSFVPEVYVNTLPILLDTVMDFSHHDIRAQFEMLDAECSVNAAAEFLAMHSADSRIVLASCKDSLLQALGTLTCHRGGIRALERASKRAQVALVRALLRPYENRAWGQSNWLLLRFWLGEGYAYKDSRQPSVWQGGSQPLNQGLCRSRSRNETHTGLLHNVAPANPSKHFQRLIGSKLYEDEPFATTFLNSVLSQLNWAFSEFILLLQEIQNTAQRQENTLFEPKQLKICSMCFELTVSLMRCLEMILTVAPDVVADDSRPNSDLLLNRICQLISQVLSRVTVPPGCFQFVVDMCSADLNAVTHFPIISAALGILLALLRNEMDKDVSPQKVTRISRAFLTDPSFQFATLEFALGEIRTPLLEQKEIPRGNFDPSTRPNIDPLTNDVRVPNPNNSKRIRADPPIIKFALNDYPTHVSPDEIEDVRQLIENLRIKQSLLSDITLPSEDSLCPICCAKPITAVFTPCKHQSCSDCIMQHMMNSKVCFYCKTTIQTIETLDGTLIYSNLETTQSPVPESA, from the exons ATGTcgatttcaaaattattcGTGAAAGTTTTCAATGAAGACATTTTCGAGAACCTTGACCAAGATAACTACTACAACTCCGACTTGGAAGATGACTTTGATGGGGGCAACTGTTCAACTGTCCCAGATCCGCGAGTGCAAAAGCTTGACGAGCTCTCTGTGACAAA ACAAATGATTATTGTGAAGAACTGGTTGGAGGATAAGTTTCAACAAATACAAACGGATAGCAATGAGGAAATACGTCGCCTCTACATAGATACGGAGGCCCGCATTGGCCCTGAATTGGCTATATTCGATGTGGATTATACGACCACAGTGCGTGTGTCCGCCGATAGACTGGCCTTGCGTTCCCAGGGCAGTTTCAACACGGTGCGCGCAAATTGTTGCGTTTACGGCGGTCGCTGGATGTATGAG ATTAGCCTGCATACTAAGGGAGTCATGCAAATTGGCTGGGCGTGCGGTTCCTGTACATTTAACGAAAACAGCGGAGTTGGTGACACCAAGTATAGCTATGGCTACGATGGTAGCAAGCAACAAGTGTGGCACATTTCCACTAAGAA ATATGGCGACAAATGGCAAATTGGTGATATCATTGGTGTGACTATCGATGTGGATCGCGAGATCATTGAATACTATCGCAATGGGCGCTCCATGGGAGTGGCCTTTGATAAGATTCAACGCGGACCTGGCATTACATTCTTTCCTGCCATATCACTAGGCTATACGCAAGGCGTGCAAGCCAACTTTGGCAATCGACCATTTGTGTATCCTTTGCCTGGCTTTCAGCCCATCATGGCGCGACCCATTCTGAAGCTACGTCGTGCCAGCTTACTCTTGGACTACCTCATCAATTTGGCTGGTATCTTTTCGCATTACAATGCCCAGGCCAAAAATAATACGTCCACCGATGCCAGCGAAGTTCGAGTATCGACAAAAAAGACAGTCTATTGTATATTTGCAACAATGCTAATTGAGCGTTTTACCAACGAAGTTTTCGATCCATATGTCATTGAGGATGTGCTTTTGTCACGCATTTCCAGTATGACAACACTGGCGGCAGAGAAGGAGAATCCGTACAGCGTTTTAAAGAgtctgttgtcgttgctctgGAATTTCATGGAGGGTGATGAAGTGAAGTTTGTGCTCCGTAAACTGGTCAATGCTCTGTTGGGCACATTCAGTCACACTGTGCAGGGTGTAGACTATGAGAAGCATCGACAGGCGCTAAGCACTTTGCATTGCATCTGCCTGCATGAGCAATCGCGCAAGTTTCTGCTTGAGAGCAAGCTCTTCAAAAAGCATTG CCTGGCTTTCTTTTTATACATTCATCCATTGGAGTTCTATATATTGGAAGAGCTGTTGCCAGACTATATGGCCTGGACACAGGGTATAGATGGGCCCAAGGACAAGTATATGAGTGTGGTGGAAAAAGTACGTAAAACCACAGAAAGCTTGTATTTAGTACAAAAGGATTTCCTCAACACACTGATGCTCAACACAGACGGTGGCTCTGATTCGCCTTCCAGCCGCAAGCTTTTCTTGATTAAAATGCGACGATATGTAATAGATCTTAGTATGGAGCAACGC CCCTTTCATGCGTTCTTCTTCATGCAATCGAGCATACAACATCCGCTTGATGCACCGGTGGCTCTTGCATTTGTCGCCATTCTAATCGATCAAGTGCGTACGCTTTTTAAGGAGGAGCTGCCCAGTCATGTTATGGAAGTGAACACAGATTTCTTTCTCGACGGAACCTTTGATTATATGCACTTTGATCGCGTTGGAGGCGTATTGTCACATCTGCGCAAGGTGCATAGAGGTGACATCGATAGTCATTTTGGCATCGAGCGGTCTCAGCAAATTTATGATGAGGATCGCAATTCGGTGCGAACCAACGAAGTGG ATACAACGCTCTACCTGCTAGGCGAAAATATCAACAATATGGCCGTGATTGGACATGCACAGGGGGCCAATCACTCGACCTTTGCCCACTTTCTTAATCCACGTGTCACTGTCAACTCTGATGCTGCGCCAGGCAATTCAACGACTGAGACTAGTGTGTGCGAGTTGTTGGATATTTGTATCCTTTTCTACTATTCGGCGGGGCACAAGTACATTGTGAAGATAGCATCGGTGCGGGATGAGATCGCGACACTTAACGAAGTGCTGATGGAGACTAAATATTATCGAGAGGATATCGAAAGAAAGTTGATAGCACTAGAGGAACATGCAAATGTCTGCATGAATGAGAACCATCAGCATGTGATGACCGAATTAAGATTGAAATTCAGTCAAAGGCAAAATGTGTTTGCG ACACGTTCCATATCGCTGGCAAGAAAACAAGTTTGGTTGCGTGCAGTTGCCTTAAGCAGCCATCGGCGATCGTTGTTCATATGGCTTTTGGAGCGTACGCTGCGGACCTTATCG ACTGCATCGGGTAAAGGTGCCCTGTTTTCATTTGTGCCTGAGGTTTACGTCAATACCTTGCCAATTTTGCTAGACACTGTGATGGACTTTAGTCATCATGATATACGCGCTCAGTTCGAGATGTTGGATGCGGAGTGCAGTGTGAATGCGGCAGCTGAATTTCTAGCCATGCATTCGGCCGATTCACGAATAGTGCTAGCCTCCTGTAAGGACTCGCTGCTACAGGCTCTTGGCACACTAACATGCCACAGAGGTGGCATACGCGCTTTAGAACGTGCCTCGAAACGAGCTCAGGTGGCATTAGTGCGTGCTTTGCTGCGTCCCTATGAGAATCGCGCGTGGGGACAAAGTAATTGGCTTTTGCTGCGTTTCTGGCTAGGCGAGGGATATGCTTATAAGGATTCGCGTCAACCCAGTGTGTGGCAAGGTGGTTCACAGCCATTAAATCAGGGTCTTTGTCGAAGTCGTTCCCGCAACGAGACTCACACTGGATTGCTGCATAATGTGGCTCCGGCAAATCCGTCTAAGCATTTTCAGCGCTTAATTGGCAGCAAATTGTATGAAGATGAGCCGTTTGCTACTACATTCCTGAATTCTGTGCTGAGTCAGCTGAACTGGGCTTTTTCTGAGTTCATATTGCTGCTCCAAGAG ATACAAAATACGGCCCAGCGTCAGGAGAACACACTTTTTGAACCAAAGCAACTTAAGATCTGCTCCATGTGCTTTGAGTTGACAGTTTCATTGATGCGTTGCCTGGAAATGATCCTAACCGTCGCTCCAGATGTTGTGGCCGATGATTCTCGTCCAAATAGCGACTTGTTATTGAATCGTATTTGTCAGCTCATCAGCCAGGTGTTGTCACGCGTTACAGTTCCACCCGGCTGTTTTCAGTTTGTGGTGGACATGTGCTCCGCAGACCTGAACGCAGTTACCCACTTTCCTATCATTAGTGCTGCGTTGGGCATCTTGCTGGCCTTGTTGCGCAACGAAATGGATAAAGATGTTTCACCTCAGAAGGTAACGCGCATCTCACGTGCCTTTTTAACAGATCCCAGTTTCCAGTTTGCCACTTTGGAGTTTGCACTAGGTGAGATTCGTACGCCGCTGCTGGAGCAGAAGGAGATTCCGCGGGGCAATTTTGATCCTTCAACGCGGCCAAATATCGATCCACTAACGAATGATGTCCGTGTACCGAATCCCAATAATTCAAAGCGCATTCGCGCTGATCCGcctattattaaatttgccCTTAATGATT ATCCCACGCACGTATCGCCTGATGAAATCGAAGATGTACGTCAACTTATTGAGAATCTGCGCATTAAGCAGTCTCTTCTCTCAGACATAACACTGCCATCGGAGGATTCGTTGTGTCCAATTTGCTGTGCCAAGCCCATCACTGCCGTATTTACGCCGTGCAAGCATCAATCGTGCAGCGATTGCATCATGCAGCATATGATGAACTCGAAGGTGTGCTTTTACTGTAAGACAACTATACAGACTATAGAGACGCTGGACGGCACACTTATTTATTCGAATCTGGAGACAACTCAATCACCAGTGCCCGAGAGTGCTTGA
- the LOC132784175 gene encoding E3 UFM1-protein ligase 1 homolog — protein MGSDWDEIKRLAADFQKAQLTSTLQKLSERNCIEIVTLLLEKQLLDVVFTNDGKEYITPDHLEREIQDELYANGGRANLVEVSKTLNVDLTRIVTLAEHIAAENPQIHLMLGQLIDEDYITHIAQEINEKLAQRGEISISDLTSQFDLPSDFLQHNVVEKHLGKIIKGRQDATNPRVFFTQAYIQRCKAKIRGALAAITKPTNVAVILQQISVQEKIFHSLLDEIAPAGQVTSKQANAQYVPHIYAKTQADWVNAFYKQNSFLEYDAINKLGISDAKAYIRKQFPNEQFLFLKRVALGARLIELTVVAALNECNATKQYLDLSTILPSNLSEEDIKEAFEAIISQKQCNPSHFVFLDSIVFSQAYLTQLVQPCQEMAHAQAKAAIDAGVYQQYIVEKTLAQKGNTGTGSAYDADDDKLDKRDERRKKAASGKAGGGAQGRETKTKSTKKHQRGRVAHNHDSEDEEDTVQSNASSNRKSGKTLDLVKTADITNLIKGTLEEEGLEQLAKPIAALYLNQLNQTALAKAQELYEATPQTNRRQTHAAIQERVNTLLVDIRLYEKGLKLFPSDTQSQLVKYLLKSLGNDICNELTLYVAAECSLSVKSTNLNVDQRIKLVQECDVLYRNALLEQNKAINKSIDEFELATEAVLKTCSMIVKKVDKKKDRLLIVNHKEKLLQQLLECNEPALLLHLAALILFTTITGCILHASGKFVSAILQHIRSTLNEPQNALLLRYHDLVLQLLQQASPDSVESKSVNEQLHSLQTEVVDLAQNYSRASVSKAD, from the exons atgggCAGTGACTGGGATGAAATTAAACGCTTGGCAGCCGACTTTCAAAAAGCTCAGCTTACCTCCACGTTGCAGAA GCTCTCTGAACgcaattgcattgaaattgttaCATTATTGTTGGAAAAACAATTGCTTGATGTGGTTTTCACCAACGATGGCAAGGAGTACATTACTCCCGATCACTTGGAGCGTGAAATCCAAGATGAACTCTATGCGAATGGAGGTCGTGCAAATCTCGTGGAGGTCAGCAAAACATTGAATGTGGATCTGACGCGGATTGTGACGCTGGCGGAGCATATTGCAGCCGAGAATCCTCAGATACATCTAATGTTGGGCCAGTTGATCGATGAGGACTACATCACGCACATTGCCCAGGAGATTAACGAAAAACTGGCACAACGTGGCGAAATTTCAATATCAGACTTAACGTCACAATTCGATTTGCCCTCAGACTTTCTGCAGCACAATGTGGTTGAGAAGCATCTGGGCAAGATCATTAAGGGTCGTCAGGACGCCACCAATCCTCGTGTATTCTTCACCCAAGCCTACATCCAGCGTTGTAAGGCAAAAATTCGCGGTGCTTTAGCGGCCATCACCAAACCCACTAATGTGGCTGTTATTCTGCAACAGATCAGCGTGCAAGAGAAGATCTTTCATTCACTGCTAGACGAAATTGCGCCAGCTGGCCAGGTGACCTCCAAGCAGGCTAATGCCCAGTATGTGCCTCATATTTATGCCAAAACCCAAGCAGATTGGGTCAATGCGTTTTATAAGCAAAACAGTTTCCTAGAATATGATGCCATTAACAAGTTGGGAATTTCGGATGCCAAGGCATATATCCGCAAACAGTTTCCCAACGAGCAGTTCCTGTTCCTCAAGCGCGTGGCACTTGGCGCACGTCTGATTGAGCTGACTGTAGTTGCAGCTTTAAATGAATGCAATGCTACCAAACAATATCTTGACTTGTCCACAATCCTACCGTCAAATTTGTCGGAGGAGGACATTAAAGAGGCTTTCGAGGCCATAATTTCACAGAAGCAGTGCAATCCAAGCCATTTTGTGTTCTTGGATAGCATTG TCTTCTCACAGGCTTATTTAACGCAACTGGTGCAACCATGCCAAGAGATGGCACATGCTCAGGCCAAGGCAGCTATCGATGCGGGCGTGTATCAACAGTATATTGTGGAGAAAACACTAGCGCAAAAGGGCAACACTGGAACTGGCAGCGCTTATGATGCCGACGATGACAAGTTGGACAAACGTGATGAACGTCGCAAAAAGGCTGCCTCTGGCAAGGCAGGTGGCGGTGCGCAGGGTCGCGAGACTAAAACAAAGTCGACAAAGAAGCATCAGCGTGGTCGAGTTGCTCACAATCATGATAGCGAGGATGAAGAGGATACTGTGCAGTCCAATGCTAGCAGTAATCGTAAATCTGGCAAAACTTTGGATCTGGTTAAGACTGCGGATATCACAAATCTAATCAAAGGCACGCTGGAGGAGGAAGGACTAGAGCAGCTCGCCAAGCCCATCGCAGCACTCTACCTAAA CCAACTCAATCAGACGGCACTAGCCAAGGCGCAAGAGCTATATGAGGCAACACCCCAAACAAATCGTCGCCAGACTCACGCAGCTATTCAGGAGCGCGTCAATACTTTGTTGGTGGACATCCGACTGTACGAGAAAGGTCTGAAACTTTTTCCCAGCGACACGCAATCGCAATTGGTTAAATATCTGCTTAAATCGCTGGGCAATGACATATGCAATGAATTAACGCTCTATGTGGCAGCCGAGTGCAGTTTATCTGTGAAATCAACAAACCTGAATGTCGATCAACGCATCAAACTAGTGCAAGAGTGCG ATGTGCTGTATCGCAATGCTCTGCTGgaacaaaataaagcaataaacaaaagcatCGATGAGTTCGAGTTGGCTACGGAAGCTGTGCTGAAAACATGCAGCATGATTGTGAAAAAAGTCGATAAGAAAAAGGATCGACTACTCATTGTGAATCATAAGGAGAAGCTGCTACAACAGTTGCTGGAGTGCAATGAACCCGCTTTATTACTTCATTTGGCTGCGCTGATACTTTTCACCACCATCACGGGTTGTATTCTGCATGCGTCCGGCAAATTTGTTTCAGCCATATTACAACATATTCGAAGCACTTTAAATGAACCACAAAATGCATTATTGTTGCGCTATCATG ATCTCGTCCTGCAATTGCTCCAGCAAGCATCGCCAGACAGTGTCGAGTCCAAGTCAGTAAACGAACAATTGCACTCGCTGCAAACAGAGGTTGTTGACCTAGCCCAAAACTATTCACGTGCCTCTGTTTCTAAGGCTGATTAG